Proteins encoded within one genomic window of Citrobacter amalonaticus Y19:
- a CDS encoding glycerophosphodiester phosphodiesterase family protein has translation MDISTRFLSVMVLLFYNPLGWCAYPTKYDPPRVISTMQDVSQSTPVVVIHRGSWEPGFPENSEVAFIRSNITGTAVIETDVRLTKDQVPVLFHDAGLGRLTDIYSYAPEGEKRFDPFTGEGYNPKISDMPYNTVKELYLLHHPGDKPTSYRLLSVKDFYDFYYNNYLNLTVFLEIKEPKSVPLLLKMINEDTRDFYHGQGNGKQLHAKDFTVFKFNVNYFPFYSDWQKVFSDQQVPCCFYSMPSYKSNTYKDFSQKGIDITQSLSSWMSPENTTLSGVEIGLKTQGGILQDLYNQAAGKAVTGIFNAVPDLLLANPAINPVAAMEDVYDDSIYVKASYAIYDGTTGRCCYRLADLLSTWQDKKDSKDERGDPSYVVGNNTAMPAFRVVTSDKPENMLNEFNTKGFITDSPSFGTVSGINVLPVYLTAVF, from the coding sequence ATGGATATTTCTACCCGTTTTTTATCAGTAATGGTGTTGTTATTTTATAATCCACTGGGTTGGTGCGCTTATCCAACTAAATATGACCCACCGCGCGTTATCTCAACCATGCAGGATGTTTCACAATCGACTCCGGTAGTGGTTATTCATCGGGGAAGCTGGGAGCCGGGTTTTCCCGAAAATTCGGAAGTCGCATTCATTCGATCAAATATTACCGGGACGGCGGTGATTGAGACGGATGTTCGACTGACGAAAGATCAGGTTCCGGTATTATTTCATGATGCAGGACTGGGGCGTTTAACCGATATTTATAGCTACGCCCCTGAGGGAGAGAAGCGATTCGATCCCTTTACAGGGGAAGGGTATAATCCAAAAATCTCTGATATGCCCTATAACACTGTCAAAGAGTTATATCTTCTTCATCACCCCGGAGATAAACCAACAAGTTATCGACTACTGTCTGTCAAAGATTTCTATGATTTTTATTACAATAATTATTTAAATCTAACTGTGTTTCTGGAAATTAAAGAACCGAAATCAGTGCCATTATTACTCAAAATGATTAATGAAGACACCAGGGATTTCTATCATGGGCAGGGGAATGGCAAACAGCTACATGCCAAAGATTTCACTGTTTTCAAATTTAACGTAAATTATTTCCCGTTTTACAGCGACTGGCAGAAGGTATTCTCGGATCAACAGGTTCCCTGTTGTTTTTACTCTATGCCATCTTACAAATCGAATACTTATAAGGATTTCTCACAGAAAGGGATAGATATCACTCAGTCACTCAGTAGCTGGATGTCGCCCGAAAACACCACACTTTCCGGAGTAGAAATTGGCCTGAAAACGCAGGGGGGTATCTTGCAGGATCTATACAACCAGGCGGCAGGCAAAGCCGTAACCGGGATCTTTAATGCTGTACCCGATCTCCTTCTGGCAAATCCGGCAATAAATCCGGTCGCGGCTATGGAAGATGTTTATGATGATTCAATCTACGTGAAAGCGAGCTATGCCATCTATGATGGAACCACCGGGCGGTGTTGTTATCGGCTTGCCGATTTGCTCTCCACCTGGCAGGATAAAAAAGACAGCAAAGATGAACGTGGCGATCCGTCTTATGTCGTGGGAAATAATACCGCGATGCCTGCATTCAGAGTTGTGACCTCCGATAAACCAGAAAATATGCTGAATGAGTTTAATACCAAAGGTTTTATTACAGATTCACCTTCATTTGGCACTGTATCCGGAATCAACGTTTTGCCGGTTTATCTTACCGCAGTATTTTAA
- a CDS encoding type IV toxin-antitoxin system AbiEi family antitoxin yields MKEEQLLSGVVENLPKGFQLQYEHSNKIHDGWATLTGPGGETAKFALEVKYIHRKASLMAAHEQMARFPVEFPALLVCNRLTSALAEYCADREINFIDTAGNARIQVPGLYLLIEGRYEKKPVVASSRFAEGVMKLLFVLLSNPEALNDTYRVLAEKAGISLGMVSKAFDYLEAQRYFRKSQKGRRLMNEEELLVLWLRDYATSLRPKLDHIWSTSPDSWDDIVLRPPEYWGGEVAAAKLSEGYLIPENGILFTPYRLPLRRQQLKLRAGPGKKLQLVSCFWGTSFKLNRKAEAMLCVAELLASGDDRNRETARIINDKYLHLSESDLFSY; encoded by the coding sequence ATGAAAGAAGAACAGCTCTTGTCAGGTGTGGTAGAGAACCTGCCAAAAGGTTTCCAGTTGCAGTATGAACACAGCAACAAAATACATGATGGCTGGGCCACTCTGACAGGGCCAGGTGGTGAAACGGCGAAATTTGCCCTCGAAGTCAAGTATATCCACCGTAAAGCGTCGCTGATGGCCGCCCATGAACAGATGGCCCGTTTTCCAGTGGAGTTTCCTGCATTACTGGTGTGCAACCGTCTGACATCTGCACTTGCGGAATATTGTGCTGACAGAGAGATTAACTTCATCGATACGGCGGGAAATGCCCGCATCCAGGTTCCAGGGTTGTACCTGTTGATTGAAGGCCGCTATGAGAAGAAACCCGTTGTTGCCAGCAGCCGTTTTGCAGAAGGGGTGATGAAGCTTCTTTTCGTTCTCCTCTCCAACCCGGAAGCCCTAAACGATACTTACCGAGTCCTGGCAGAGAAAGCGGGTATCTCGCTGGGGATGGTCAGCAAGGCCTTCGATTACCTTGAAGCGCAGCGTTATTTCCGCAAATCGCAGAAGGGACGGCGTTTGATGAATGAAGAAGAACTGTTGGTACTTTGGCTGCGGGATTATGCTACTTCCCTGCGACCAAAGCTGGATCACATCTGGTCAACGTCACCTGACTCCTGGGATGACATCGTGCTCAGGCCCCCTGAGTATTGGGGGGGGGAAGTGGCTGCTGCAAAATTAAGTGAAGGCTACCTTATACCGGAAAACGGAATACTTTTTACACCATATCGATTGCCATTAAGACGGCAGCAATTGAAGTTAAGAGCAGGGCCGGGCAAAAAATTACAGTTGGTGTCTTGTTTTTGGGGGACAAGTTTTAAATTAAACCGCAAAGCTGAAGCGATGTTGTGTGTAGCCGAGTTACTGGCGAGCGGTGATGACAGAAATCGGGAAACAGCAAGGATAATCAATGACAAATATCTTCACCTTAGTGAATCCGATCTTTTCAGCTACTGA
- a CDS encoding TIGR03756 family integrating conjugative element protein, with translation MSGRILFPFLLCVFSFAHAISTPEIAASALSPECVKYRVVGICYWLYCTPFGCSVRTSVKVRHYRPDLVVSAYSITGKNPWMEMSPLSSPLPGIAEQGGDTNPRAVGQHSKVRFKNADAIGFPAGDALANFFAQFGYVCAPSSQPFLPYFLSTLDALAWRSGVPEMLYPEALTPGLREVSKDGDMWGNIYPRAGALSQTHDYKAGAVIAQRTADLVTRSGQSHVYIPLTKSAHDGYWPPDPVIEGDSNNHQWQMLAPKKSTSCAIFPDGTATDTYADKLSEDGAYVWTLWRPYKCCPRRGQTFLGSSGG, from the coding sequence ATGTCCGGGCGCATTCTATTTCCCTTTCTACTGTGCGTATTCAGTTTCGCACATGCTATCTCGACGCCTGAAATCGCCGCTTCCGCTCTGTCGCCGGAGTGCGTGAAGTATCGGGTGGTCGGCATCTGCTACTGGTTATACTGCACGCCGTTCGGCTGTTCAGTTCGAACGTCAGTAAAAGTGCGCCATTACCGCCCGGACCTGGTGGTGTCAGCCTACAGCATCACCGGGAAAAATCCGTGGATGGAGATGTCACCGCTAAGTTCACCACTGCCCGGGATTGCTGAACAGGGTGGCGATACCAATCCTCGTGCCGTCGGCCAGCACAGCAAAGTACGCTTTAAAAATGCTGATGCTATCGGATTTCCTGCCGGTGATGCGCTGGCGAATTTCTTCGCTCAGTTCGGCTACGTCTGCGCCCCGTCGTCACAACCTTTTCTTCCCTATTTTCTCAGCACACTGGATGCACTCGCCTGGCGAAGCGGTGTGCCGGAGATGTTGTACCCGGAAGCACTGACTCCAGGGCTGCGTGAAGTCAGTAAAGATGGCGATATGTGGGGCAATATTTACCCACGAGCCGGTGCGCTTAGCCAGACGCACGACTACAAGGCCGGTGCCGTCATCGCCCAGCGAACGGCTGACCTGGTGACACGTAGCGGCCAATCGCACGTCTATATTCCATTGACTAAATCAGCACATGATGGCTACTGGCCGCCAGATCCAGTGATCGAAGGCGACAGCAATAACCATCAGTGGCAAATGCTCGCACCAAAAAAATCCACCTCCTGCGCCATCTTCCCGGACGGCACTGCCACCGACACTTACGCCGATAAGTTGTCAGAAGATGGCGCATATGTCTGGACCCTCTGGCGACCCTATAAATGCTGTCCGCGTCGCGGACAGACCTTTCTCGGCAGCAGCGGAGGTTAA
- a CDS encoding TIGR03751 family conjugal transfer lipoprotein: MRKLILLLPLLLAACSSQETLLPVDENTTMLNIWGGQNGSAQALYDARSVLRRPLDDATVTAQQQAARNNGNSTKALFQRLPNPDLELYVFPHLAGSEGVPVPGYTTIFPFYNRVQYALPDERTDPL; the protein is encoded by the coding sequence ATGCGTAAGCTGATACTGCTGTTACCACTGCTGCTGGCCGCCTGTAGCAGCCAGGAAACCCTGCTGCCGGTTGACGAGAACACCACGATGCTGAATATCTGGGGTGGGCAGAATGGCAGCGCCCAGGCGCTGTATGATGCGCGTTCGGTGCTGCGCCGTCCGCTGGATGACGCCACAGTGACGGCACAACAGCAGGCCGCACGCAACAACGGAAATTCCACCAAAGCGCTGTTTCAGCGATTACCCAACCCGGATCTGGAACTGTATGTCTTCCCCCATCTTGCGGGCAGCGAAGGCGTCCCGGTGCCGGGTTACACCACTATTTTCCCCTTCTACAACCGGGTGCAGTACGCCCTGCCCGATGAGCGGACCGATCCGCTGTGA
- a CDS encoding integrating conjugative element protein: MRPAFCLLFVTFLAPAADNYQYKQQGAISDWMYYRIGGGAAIPPSATRRNTFPLTAGVSWNSDMMCGNFDIDTTVRNQLNGVTDGFQQLMGEVIESATSAVASLPAMVIQRANPQLYDLLTNGVLQGRLDFDKSLLSCQKMAEKMTDYAIGPAWTQSAQAENYQGIAASEKDAVRADQRAAEEAAEKGKRWVGGEHRGGKGQPPIKLVRDTTVAGYNLLNNRSATSTSAVSGDDCQGELCQVWSKPEDAAQWLTRVVGEQTINVAPDNDQSGEQNQQSGAQSGVGLTPLIQEEQEKIQPLIIDMVNRNQPVNDDTLAQASGGALRLTRGVIEALRDDPDSAVLIQRLSGELALSRVMEQALMARRTLLAGMREPNISAEKEAQSALNQTTAQLDQELSQLKLELDMRQALADNAALTILERQTMRAKTKGQAVGVEDDTDKRVDDLNKPASGETQ, translated from the coding sequence ATGCGCCCGGCATTCTGTCTTTTGTTTGTCACTTTTCTGGCCCCGGCGGCTGACAACTATCAATACAAGCAACAGGGGGCGATCAGCGACTGGATGTATTATCGCATCGGCGGTGGCGCAGCCATTCCCCCTTCGGCCACCCGCCGTAACACCTTCCCACTCACAGCAGGCGTAAGCTGGAACAGCGATATGATGTGCGGCAATTTCGATATCGATACCACAGTGCGTAACCAGCTTAATGGCGTCACCGACGGCTTTCAGCAACTAATGGGCGAAGTTATCGAAAGCGCGACCAGCGCAGTCGCCAGTCTGCCTGCAATGGTTATCCAGCGGGCCAATCCGCAACTCTATGACCTGCTGACCAACGGCGTGCTTCAGGGTCGGCTCGATTTCGATAAATCACTATTAAGCTGCCAGAAAATGGCTGAGAAGATGACCGATTATGCGATCGGCCCAGCCTGGACGCAGAGCGCTCAGGCGGAGAACTATCAGGGAATTGCGGCCAGTGAAAAAGACGCAGTTCGCGCCGACCAGAGAGCCGCCGAAGAAGCGGCAGAAAAAGGTAAGCGCTGGGTCGGCGGCGAACATCGCGGCGGCAAAGGCCAGCCGCCGATCAAACTGGTGCGTGATACGACAGTCGCTGGCTACAACCTGCTCAATAATCGCAGTGCGACCAGCACCAGTGCCGTCTCAGGCGATGACTGCCAGGGAGAGTTGTGTCAGGTATGGAGTAAACCCGAGGACGCAGCGCAGTGGCTGACGCGAGTGGTCGGCGAGCAGACGATCAATGTTGCCCCGGATAACGATCAATCCGGCGAGCAGAATCAGCAAAGCGGTGCTCAGTCTGGCGTTGGGCTGACTCCCCTGATTCAGGAAGAGCAGGAGAAGATTCAGCCGTTAATCATTGATATGGTCAACCGCAATCAGCCAGTTAACGACGATACTCTGGCACAGGCCAGCGGCGGCGCACTGCGGCTGACACGCGGGGTGATCGAGGCATTACGCGATGATCCTGATTCAGCCGTGCTCATCCAGCGACTCTCCGGCGAGCTGGCACTCTCACGCGTAATGGAACAGGCGCTGATGGCCCGGCGCACACTGCTGGCTGGAATGCGTGAACCCAATATCTCCGCCGAAAAAGAGGCGCAGTCTGCACTGAACCAGACAACCGCGCAACTCGACCAGGAACTGTCGCAGCTTAAGCTGGAACTGGATATGCGCCAGGCACTGGCAGATAACGCCGCACTCACCATCCTCGAACGCCAAACTATGCGGGCGAAAACCAAAGGTCAGGCCGTCGGCGTAGAGGACGATACCGACAAACGTGTGGACGATCTGAATAAACCCGCGAGTGGAGAGACGCAATGA
- a CDS encoding helix-turn-helix domain-containing protein, producing MEKTTAANWHPADIIAALHKRGTSLAALSRQAGLASSTLANTLTRPWPKGEWLIARALHLHPSAIWPGRYAGQEDLRLPKQPLPNTRHAAPLCSRPEKD from the coding sequence ATGGAAAAAACAACAGCTGCAAACTGGCATCCCGCTGACATCATTGCCGCGCTACACAAACGTGGCACCAGCCTGGCGGCGCTTTCGCGACAAGCAGGGCTGGCCTCTTCCACGCTAGCGAATACCTTGACCCGTCCGTGGCCGAAAGGAGAGTGGCTGATTGCCCGCGCACTTCATCTTCATCCATCGGCTATCTGGCCGGGGCGTTATGCCGGGCAGGAGGATTTACGTCTACCAAAGCAGCCGCTACCAAACACCAGACATGCTGCACCTCTTTGTTCACGTCCAGAAAAAGATTAA
- a CDS encoding endonuclease/exonuclease/phosphatase family protein: protein MVHTSIRNYHREVMIMRGSKSIRLLLLTCYSAIIFPAGAHSYLSDKAVATAPELTFATWNIMASRLNKTSSLAAAIPSLHSDIIALQEVDFNTQRSAKNAGESQPIDQAALLAKAGNMHYAECKSIDFEGGQYGTALLSRWKIDKTEQIKLSSAEGKEQRTACVNYITVPGMPAQLAVIITHPDQDRDNTLRLAQVRELMALVDNTGKNAIPVLLGDLNLVPSSPEYRELTYQMNDTLSPEGNFTYPAWNPNRRIDYVLTSTAQKWDVLQRNVPEADKPWNNINWGQLSDHLPLAIRLKLNHL from the coding sequence ATGGTGCATACGAGTATTCGTAACTACCACCGAGAGGTCATGATAATGAGAGGGAGTAAATCCATACGTCTGCTGTTATTAACCTGCTATAGCGCAATTATTTTTCCGGCCGGAGCGCATAGCTATCTGTCTGATAAGGCTGTCGCCACCGCGCCGGAATTAACCTTTGCCACCTGGAATATAATGGCATCGAGGTTAAACAAAACGTCCAGTCTGGCGGCAGCTATCCCGTCTCTGCACAGCGATATTATCGCGTTGCAGGAAGTGGATTTTAATACACAACGATCCGCAAAAAATGCAGGTGAAAGCCAACCCATAGACCAGGCAGCCTTGCTCGCCAAAGCGGGAAATATGCATTACGCTGAGTGTAAATCTATCGATTTTGAAGGTGGACAATACGGCACCGCATTACTGTCGCGATGGAAAATAGACAAAACCGAGCAAATCAAACTCAGTAGCGCTGAAGGGAAAGAGCAACGTACCGCCTGCGTTAACTACATCACAGTTCCTGGCATGCCGGCACAGCTTGCCGTTATTATCACTCATCCGGATCAGGATCGTGACAATACACTGCGTCTGGCACAGGTGCGGGAACTGATGGCGCTGGTAGACAACACGGGGAAAAATGCCATTCCTGTCTTACTGGGGGATTTAAATCTGGTCCCTTCTTCACCGGAATATCGGGAATTAACCTATCAAATGAATGATACGCTATCCCCCGAAGGTAACTTTACTTATCCCGCCTGGAATCCAAATCGTCGCATCGATTATGTGCTGACATCAACGGCTCAGAAATGGGATGTTTTGCAAAGAAACGTTCCTGAAGCCGATAAGCCCTGGAATAATATTAACTGGGGACAGCTTTCAGATCATCTGCCTCTGGCCATTCGCCTGAAATTAAATCATCTGTAG
- a CDS encoding nucleotidyl transferase AbiEii/AbiGii toxin family protein, which yields MTNIFTLVNPIFSATEMLLSRINRICIAQEIPFFIAGATAREILLHNVHGRSAGRRTRDIDIAVFVDGWPMFDALKNAFLAEGAQAVRDNAHRMIAEGIELDIIPFGGIAEGNHIAWPPEREIIMAIDGFAEVFSHTVMVQLDNGENLPFCSLPGLALLKLFAWRDRGHGNAKDATDLYKIIREYGAIEDERIYEPPVNGESLDWDIVRMGAVLLGSDIATISEHSSLAELMRLDRERLTDAIVRQSDADDMTEIEQIMNDFWDVMVSGG from the coding sequence ATGACAAATATCTTCACCTTAGTGAATCCGATCTTTTCAGCTACTGAAATGTTATTGAGCCGAATCAACAGAATTTGTATTGCGCAAGAGATCCCATTTTTTATTGCAGGTGCAACAGCGCGTGAAATTTTGCTCCACAACGTTCATGGCAGGAGCGCTGGCCGCCGAACCCGCGATATTGATATCGCTGTTTTTGTGGATGGCTGGCCGATGTTTGATGCGCTAAAAAATGCTTTTCTTGCCGAAGGCGCACAGGCAGTCCGGGATAATGCCCATCGTATGATTGCCGAAGGAATTGAGCTGGATATTATTCCTTTTGGGGGCATTGCGGAAGGGAATCACATTGCCTGGCCGCCGGAGCGCGAGATCATTATGGCCATCGATGGATTTGCTGAGGTATTTTCCCATACCGTAATGGTGCAACTGGATAATGGCGAAAACCTACCGTTTTGCTCTCTGCCAGGGCTGGCGCTGTTAAAGCTCTTTGCCTGGCGCGATCGTGGGCATGGGAATGCTAAAGATGCGACGGATCTCTACAAAATTATCCGTGAATATGGGGCTATCGAAGATGAGCGTATCTATGAGCCTCCTGTTAACGGTGAAAGTCTGGACTGGGATATCGTGCGCATGGGGGCTGTTTTATTGGGTAGCGATATTGCGACAATTAGCGAGCACTCATCGTTAGCTGAGCTGATGCGTCTTGACCGGGAACGTCTGACGGATGCGATAGTGCGGCAATCTGATGCCGACGATATGACAGAGATTGAGCAGATAATGAACGACTTCTGGGACGTAATGGTGAGTGGCGGCTGA
- a CDS encoding conjugal transfer protein TraG N-terminal domain-containing protein, with protein MTTNSYLEYFLTLLAWVVNNGLWAAISDTGLFALPLLIKLLALWLQARSQGADEGNKAALSLVWTEHLMYTSLLVIMFTCMPLLNIDLDTIKYDNTRSKQCGWSVPQPADTGYQPIINELGGKTAAVPVWWYFIHVISKGITSATVATLPCQPDLRQIRFEVQHTRIKDPALAQELRDFVEECYAPARARLKFRAGEMDDTTSDDTAWVGSSYLLNTLGYYDTDHAVAPHSDWPYNASRDAGLADTGAGGYPTCKQWWSDDTIGLKARLLQLPAPDIWTAFQKIGQPQATYEEAVLRSLVSERNMQVSQNGRVYPGYGGNVDGTLTNAATRLASSAGNILGSIVAFPAFDSVRQALPMVQALLQMALVICIPLVTLCSAWDVKAVMTLTFVQFALFFMTFWWELARWLDSWLLDVLYNSDTHSSWNLAGIQNTQDDVIINLVMGSMFLVLPTFWLGAMTWAGVRIGMVVNGALAGGVKVAQDGGGKAGGIIGR; from the coding sequence GTGACCACCAACAGCTACCTGGAGTATTTTCTGACGCTACTTGCCTGGGTCGTCAATAACGGGCTGTGGGCTGCAATCAGCGACACCGGACTGTTCGCACTGCCGCTGCTGATTAAGCTGCTGGCACTGTGGCTACAGGCGAGAAGCCAGGGAGCCGATGAAGGCAACAAAGCAGCGCTGTCCCTGGTATGGACCGAGCACCTCATGTATACCTCACTGCTGGTGATTATGTTCACCTGCATGCCGCTACTGAATATCGATCTCGATACCATCAAATACGATAACACGCGCTCGAAACAGTGCGGCTGGTCGGTGCCGCAGCCTGCCGACACTGGCTACCAGCCGATCATTAACGAGCTGGGCGGCAAAACTGCTGCTGTTCCGGTCTGGTGGTATTTCATTCATGTCATAAGCAAAGGCATCACCAGCGCGACAGTCGCTACCTTACCCTGCCAGCCCGATCTACGACAGATCCGCTTTGAGGTTCAACATACCCGGATTAAAGATCCAGCGCTGGCCCAGGAACTGCGGGATTTTGTCGAGGAATGTTACGCCCCGGCCCGCGCCCGCCTGAAATTCCGCGCTGGAGAAATGGATGATACGACCAGTGATGATACTGCCTGGGTCGGATCATCTTACCTTCTCAATACACTTGGTTATTACGATACAGACCATGCGGTTGCTCCGCACAGTGACTGGCCGTACAACGCCTCCCGCGACGCTGGACTTGCCGACACGGGCGCGGGAGGTTATCCCACCTGTAAACAGTGGTGGTCTGACGACACCATCGGGCTGAAGGCACGGCTCCTACAACTCCCGGCGCCGGATATCTGGACGGCATTTCAAAAAATCGGCCAGCCACAGGCGACCTACGAAGAAGCAGTTCTGCGCTCGCTGGTTAGCGAACGCAACATGCAGGTCTCACAGAATGGGCGTGTTTATCCCGGCTATGGTGGCAATGTCGATGGCACGCTAACCAATGCTGCTACCCGGCTGGCATCCAGCGCCGGAAATATTCTCGGCAGCATAGTGGCATTCCCGGCATTCGACAGCGTGCGTCAGGCGCTACCGATGGTGCAGGCGCTGCTGCAAATGGCGCTGGTGATCTGCATTCCGCTGGTCACGCTCTGCTCAGCATGGGATGTAAAAGCGGTGATGACCCTAACGTTTGTGCAGTTCGCTCTGTTTTTTATGACCTTCTGGTGGGAGCTAGCTCGGTGGCTTGATAGCTGGCTGCTGGATGTGCTCTACAACAGCGATACCCACAGTAGCTGGAATCTGGCCGGGATCCAGAATACTCAGGATGATGTAATTATTAACCTGGTGATGGGGTCAATGTTTCTGGTGCTACCAACGTTCTGGCTGGGGGCAATGACGTGGGCTGGAGTTCGGATTGGCATGGTGGTGAACGGAGCGCTGGCAGGCGGGGTTAAGGTGGCGCAGGATGGTGGGGGGAAGGCTGGGGGGATAATTGGGAGGTAA